A region of the Arenibacter antarcticus genome:
AAAAATCGAAACAGTCAACAGTAACAGTGTAAAAAGTTTCATTTTTAAATGATAGTGTAGCCGAAAATGGGATTCCCTCCCCAACTTAATTTGGTTTTTCATATTTTTAAAATGGTTTTGGTGGTTAATAACTTTAATCACATTTTATTAGGAAGTGTTAGTTCACATTCCGAATTCTTTGTGTCACATCCTATAAAATAGGTGGTTAGCCCAAGAATGTGATTTACTTAAATCTTAGAAAGTCTACTTCATTAGCAGTTGGTTTGTTTAGTTAATTGTTATTTGTCCTTCGTTAATTTTAAAGTCCATTTTGCAGGTCTCATTGACCGCTATAAACACGTAATCAATGGCTTCAACCTCAAAACTTGCCGTAAATAATTCTTGGTTTAATTTTTAATTATATTTTATAATATCTTACAATTTAACAAAATTTTAAGTTTTAATCGGAATTTATAATCAGTTATTTTAAAATAATATTGATTTAGTACAACCATAATTAAGAATGTATTAAATCGCTACTTCATCAATCCGAACCGGCCTATTTTCCTTGATAGATTTTATGGCTGCCAAGCCAATTTGTAAAGACATAAGTCCATCTTTACCACCAACCGGGACTAGCGCTCCATTTTTTAGGCTGTTCACAAAATCGAGCATTTCCGTTTTATAAGCTGCTGCATACCTTTCTAAGAAAAAATGCAAGGGCAGGGCTGCCTGAATACCTTTATTTGTATAAAGACGATGGGAATCCATAAAATTATTATTGGCCTGCACCATGCCCTCAGATCCAAACACTTCTATCCGTTGATCATAACCATAGGCCGCCTTCCTACTATTGTCTATAATGGCCATAGTTCCATCCTCATAGGTCAAAGTAACTACTGCGGTATCTATATCGCCGGCCTCTCCAATGGATGGATCTATAAGAACCGCCCCTTTCGCATAGACCTCAATCACTTCCTTACCCACCACATATCTGGCCATATCAAAATCATGGATGGTCATATCCAGAAAAAGACCTCCAGACTTTTCTATATAACTTATAGGGGGTGCTCCAGGATCTCGACTAGTAATTTTCACCAAATGGGGTTGTCCTACGGCTCCTTCCTTTACCAGCTCATGTACCTTTCTAAATTCTTTATCAAATCTGCGGTTAAAACCCAGCATCAATTTAATATTTGCTTTTTCTACGACATCAAGAACTTCCATTACTCGCTGCAAGGAAAGGTCCAAAGGTTTTTCACAGAACACATGGACCCCCGCTTTTGCTGCCAATTCAACATAATTGGCATGGGTATCCGTGGGCGAACAGATGATAACAGCATCGAATGGGGTAATGGTCAACAGGTCCTCGAAGGTCTTTGTTATATTAGAAATATTCCTTTCCCTGGCATATTCCCTACATTCTTCCATTGGATCCATTACTGCAACCACCTCAACCTGTTCCATCTGAAGCAGGTTCTCCAAATGAATCTTCCCAATTCTCCCCATCCCTGCCAAGGCAAATTTAACTTTCGTCATAGGTTTAATTTTATTTATGATTATTTCTTCAATTTTCCTTCAATTAGAGCCCTAAGGTTTTTAAATAATTCCTATTGGCTTGGGCACATTCTTTGGGATTGCCCATCCCTGGCAATACGTCCTGTTCCACTACGATCCAATCTTTGTATCCTTTTTCCTTTAACAGACTTACTACAGCTTTAAAATCTACATTTCCTTTCCCCAGTTCACAAAACACCCCTCGCTTAATAGCATCAAAATAATCGCCATCAACAGCTTCTGAGGCCTTGGCTGCAACTGGACTATAATCTTTAAAGTGTACATGCCATATCCTTTCTCCATACTTTTTTAGAGCCTCTACTGGATCACCTCCACCAAACGCATAATGTCCCATATCCAAACACAGTCCTAGCAATTTAGGATCGGTCATGGCCATCAATTGATCTATTTCTTCTGGAGTTTCAACATACCCAGCACAGTGATGGTGAAAAACGGTGCGGATTCCATAAGCCTCCTTAACGGCCTTGGCAATCTTTTCCGCCCCTAAAGCATATACGCGCCATTGCGCTTTAGTGAGTCCCATTTTAGGGGTTATCCTCCCCGCATTTTTAGTCCGCTCGGCTACAGATCCATTATCATCCGCCAATACCACAAAGGCATCTTTATATCCGGCATTATGCATCAGCTGAGCTACTTTTAGTGCCGTATCTACCCCTTTGTTGTGCATGGTCTCGTCGACCAAAGCAACAGGAACGAAGGCTCCTAAAAGCGACAGTTTCCTGTTGTGTAGTTCCGCTTTTAATTTACTTGGATCTGTGGGCATAAACCCCCAGTCCCCAAGTTCAGTTCCTATATATCCAGTTTCCTTTATTTCATCCAAAACCTGTTTAAAACCTATTTCTTCAGATTTCTCCTCTAGATCAAATTCCAGGGCTCCCCATGAACAAGGAGCATTCGCGATTTTCATCATCCTATTTTCCAATTAAAATTTTCTAGACCAAATATTCGGCCATCTTTCAATGATTACTTTGGTCTGGGTAAAGAATTCAATAGCGTGTTTCCCTTGCCCGTGCAGATCCCCAAAAAAGCTGTCCTTCCATCCGCTAAAAGGGAATTGTGCCATTGGAGCGGCTACACCTATGTTTATACCAATATTCCCTGCATCGGCCTCGTTCCTGAATTTTCTGGCATTGGCCCCACTTCCCGTAAACAAACAAGCCATATTTCCATAACTTCCACTGTTAACAAATTGTAGTGCCTCATCAATATTTTTCATCGATATCAAGCTCATCACTGGACCAAAAATCTCTGTTTTAATGAGCTCTTTATCCAAGGCCACATTTTCTAAAATGGTAGGGGTTAGGAAATTTCCGTTCTCATATCCGGAAATACTGGTATTTCTACCATCTAAAAGCAATTTGGCCCCTTCATCAATCCCTTTCTGAATTAGACCTTGGATTCTTTTTTTGCTCTCAGGAGTAATGACCGGTCCCATATTTATATCCTTATCTAGGCCATACCCAGTGGTCCGGGATTTTACCGCTTCATAAAGGGCATCCTTTATTTCTCTTTTATGATCGTCGACGGTTATTATGGTGGAGGCCGCCAAACACCTTTGGCCAGCACAGCCATAAACGGAATCCGCAATGATTTTTGCAGACATTTCTATATCGGCATCGGGTAGTATTACTACAGGATTTTTAGCCCCGCCCTGTGCCTGAACTCTTTTTCCGTTTGCGGTTCCCTTGGAATAAATATATCTGGCTACTGGGGTACTCCCTACGAAACTTATGGCTTTTACCGCTGGATGCTCCAAAATAGCATCTACAGAATCCTTGCCTCCATGAACCAAACTAACGAGTCCTTTTGGAAGGTCTAATTGATCGATCAATTCGAAAATCTTCATCATAGTCAGCGGCACTTTCTCCGAAGGTTTTACGACAAAGGCATTCCCTGTAGCTATGGCATAAGGAAGGAACCAAAAAACGATCATACTTGGAAAATTGAAAGGAGTAATACAGGCTGCCACTCCCAAAGGCTGCCTTATCATCATTTCATCTATTCCTGTGGCGATATCTTCTATTACGTCCCCGGCGATCAACATTGGAGTCCCACAAGCAACCTCAATATTCTCTATGGCCCTTTGGATTTCTCCGACCGATTCCCCATACGTCTTTCCGGATTCCTTGGTAATGGTTTCGGCCAAGGATTCCGTATTTTCTTCCATCAAAGTTTTTAATTTGTACAATACCTGCACCCGTTTAAGTACAGGAACCTTACTCCATTCCTTATACGCCTTGGAAGCAGCATGCACGGCCAGATCCACATCCTTAACGGTACCAGCACCATAGGGTACCTTTGCCAAAACCTCCTGTGTTGCAGGGTTCACCACTTCTCTTGTTTCCTTGGAGTCACTTGAGGTCCAAACTCCATCGATATAATTTTTTAATATGTTCATTTTCCTAGTATTTTAAAATTAGATATCATCAATATTTAGTTGTTCCACAACAACACATAAATTAGAACGGTAACAGCACACAAACCAATAGACACAGGAACAGTGTACTTCCAAGCAGTTAGGTTCACTGCCCCAACATCTGTAATTTCGTAAGTATTGGAATTGGGATAAAAATGGGAAACTGCATACATAATGGCGACATTCAATACAAATTCTATTCCCCAGAGATGTACAAAATGAATCCCGTGGCTCGTATAGCCCCATGTCATAAATGTGTAAAAACACAGTCCGAATATCAGCGCCGATTTTGCTCCTGTGGCGGACACTTTTTTCATAAAGAAGCCTGCTAAAAGAATGGACGCGATGGGAATAAAGAAAATTCCGTTCAACTCCTGTAGCAATTGATACAATCCGTCCGAAGCATTTGCCACCATTGGGGCTGCAAAAATGGCTATTACGGCCAATATTGCAGAAGTAAGCTTCCCAATTCTCACCAGTTTAATATCACTGACATTTTTTGCAATATGCTTCTTGTAAATATCCATACTGAACAAAGTAGCCACCGAATTCAGTACAGAATTAAAAGTACTTAGAACTGCTCCCAAGATTACCGCGGCAAAAAACCCGATTAACCACACAGGCAATACTTTTTTTACCAATTGGGGATAAACGGAATCTTGCTGGTCAAAATAGGTGTCTTGAAAGTAGTAGTAGCAAATTACTCCCGGGAGTATAATTACCAAGGGAATCAGAATTTTAAAAAGTCCGGTCAACAACAATCCTTTTTGGGCCTCTTTTAGATTTTTTGCGCCTAGTGCCCTTTGGATGATTGTTTGATTCATCCCCCAGAAATAAAGCTGATTAATAATTAAGCCTGTAAATAATACTTCAAAAGGCAAAACAGAATCTCGGGCTCCCACTACATTAAACTTCTCAGGGGCATATTTGTATACTTTTACCAATCCGTCCACAATATTATTGTCTCCAATTGCCATCAGGGCTAAAATTGGTATCAATAAGCCCCCTAACAAAAGTCCAATTCCATTTATGGTATCCGAATAGGCCACTGCTTTTAAACCACCAAAAATGGCATATATGGATCCAATTACTCCTATCACCACTACGGTAATCCAAAGGCCCTCCGTTTTGTCTACTCCCAAAGCTTCAGACACCCCAAATAGGCTCTCTATACCAATAGCCCCAGAATAGAGCACAATGGGCAACAGCGTTACCACAAAGGAGAAAATAAGAATGGCTGCTACCATGGTCCTAGTTGCGCCATCAAATCTTTTTTCCAAAAACTGTGGAATGGTTGTCAAGCCCATTTTCAGGTACTTGGGAACAAAAAATATTGCGGCTATAACTAAGGCTATGGACGAGGTAACTTCCCAAGCAATTACAATAAAACCGTTCACATAAGAATTCCCGTTCATCCCTATAAGGTGCTCTGAGGAAATATTAGTGAGCAACATAGACCCTGCGATCACTACACCCGTTAAACTTCTACCGCCCAAGTAATAACCATCTAAGGAGGCCAAGTCGGTTTTCCTGAGACTATACCAGGTAAAGAAGGCAACCCCTCCAGTAAAAAGGAGGAAAGAGCTTAAAATAATCATCAGATTGGTATCCATAGAGTGGGTGGGTTGCTTGGTT
Encoded here:
- the iolG gene encoding inositol 2-dehydrogenase — encoded protein: MTKVKFALAGMGRIGKIHLENLLQMEQVEVVAVMDPMEECREYARERNISNITKTFEDLLTITPFDAVIICSPTDTHANYVELAAKAGVHVFCEKPLDLSLQRVMEVLDVVEKANIKLMLGFNRRFDKEFRKVHELVKEGAVGQPHLVKITSRDPGAPPISYIEKSGGLFLDMTIHDFDMARYVVGKEVIEVYAKGAVLIDPSIGEAGDIDTAVVTLTYEDGTMAIIDNSRKAAYGYDQRIEVFGSEGMVQANNNFMDSHRLYTNKGIQAALPLHFFLERYAAAYKTEMLDFVNSLKNGALVPVGGKDGLMSLQIGLAAIKSIKENRPVRIDEVAI
- a CDS encoding sugar phosphate isomerase/epimerase, with amino-acid sequence MMKIANAPCSWGALEFDLEEKSEEIGFKQVLDEIKETGYIGTELGDWGFMPTDPSKLKAELHNRKLSLLGAFVPVALVDETMHNKGVDTALKVAQLMHNAGYKDAFVVLADDNGSVAERTKNAGRITPKMGLTKAQWRVYALGAEKIAKAVKEAYGIRTVFHHHCAGYVETPEEIDQLMAMTDPKLLGLCLDMGHYAFGGGDPVEALKKYGERIWHVHFKDYSPVAAKASEAVDGDYFDAIKRGVFCELGKGNVDFKAVVSLLKEKGYKDWIVVEQDVLPGMGNPKECAQANRNYLKTLGL
- a CDS encoding CoA-acylating methylmalonate-semialdehyde dehydrogenase; the protein is MNILKNYIDGVWTSSDSKETREVVNPATQEVLAKVPYGAGTVKDVDLAVHAASKAYKEWSKVPVLKRVQVLYKLKTLMEENTESLAETITKESGKTYGESVGEIQRAIENIEVACGTPMLIAGDVIEDIATGIDEMMIRQPLGVAACITPFNFPSMIVFWFLPYAIATGNAFVVKPSEKVPLTMMKIFELIDQLDLPKGLVSLVHGGKDSVDAILEHPAVKAISFVGSTPVARYIYSKGTANGKRVQAQGGAKNPVVILPDADIEMSAKIIADSVYGCAGQRCLAASTIITVDDHKREIKDALYEAVKSRTTGYGLDKDINMGPVITPESKKRIQGLIQKGIDEGAKLLLDGRNTSISGYENGNFLTPTILENVALDKELIKTEIFGPVMSLISMKNIDEALQFVNSGSYGNMACLFTGSGANARKFRNEADAGNIGINIGVAAPMAQFPFSGWKDSFFGDLHGQGKHAIEFFTQTKVIIERWPNIWSRKF
- a CDS encoding solute:sodium symporter family transporter is translated as MDTNLMIILSSFLLFTGGVAFFTWYSLRKTDLASLDGYYLGGRSLTGVVIAGSMLLTNISSEHLIGMNGNSYVNGFIVIAWEVTSSIALVIAAIFFVPKYLKMGLTTIPQFLEKRFDGATRTMVAAILIFSFVVTLLPIVLYSGAIGIESLFGVSEALGVDKTEGLWITVVVIGVIGSIYAIFGGLKAVAYSDTINGIGLLLGGLLIPILALMAIGDNNIVDGLVKVYKYAPEKFNVVGARDSVLPFEVLFTGLIINQLYFWGMNQTIIQRALGAKNLKEAQKGLLLTGLFKILIPLVIILPGVICYYYFQDTYFDQQDSVYPQLVKKVLPVWLIGFFAAVILGAVLSTFNSVLNSVATLFSMDIYKKHIAKNVSDIKLVRIGKLTSAILAVIAIFAAPMVANASDGLYQLLQELNGIFFIPIASILLAGFFMKKVSATGAKSALIFGLCFYTFMTWGYTSHGIHFVHLWGIEFVLNVAIMYAVSHFYPNSNTYEITDVGAVNLTAWKYTVPVSIGLCAVTVLIYVLLWNN